A genomic stretch from Tenrec ecaudatus isolate mTenEca1 chromosome X, mTenEca1.hap1, whole genome shotgun sequence includes:
- the LPAR4 gene encoding lysophosphatidic acid receptor 4, whose translation MGDRRFIDFGFQDLNSSLRPRLGNATANNTCIVDDSFKYNLNGAVYSVVFILGLITNSASLFVFCFRMKMRSETAIFITNLALSDLLFVCTLPFKIFYNFNRHWPFGDTLCKISGTAFLTNIYGSMLFLTCISVDRFLAIVYPFRSRTIRTRRNSAIVCAGVWILVLSGGISASLFSTTNVNNATTTCFEGFSKRVWKTYLSKITIFIEVVGFIIPLILNISCSSVVLRTLRKPATLSQIGTNKEKVLKMITVHMAVFVVCFVPYNSVLFLYALVRSQAVSSCLLERFAKVMYPITLCLATLNCCFDPFIYYFTLESFQKSFYINAHIRMESLFKTDTPLTPKPSIPATQEEGSDQTMNNGGELMLESTF comes from the coding sequence ATGGGTGACAGAAGATTCATTGACTTCGGATTCCAAGATTTAAATTCAAGCCTCAGACCCAGGTTGGGCAATGCTACTGCCAATAATACTTGCATTGTTGATGATTCCTTCAAGTATAATCTGAATGGTGCTGTCTACAGTGTTGTATTCATCCTGGGTCTGATAACGAACAGTGCCTccctgtttgttttctgtttccgcATGAAAATGAGGAGTGAGACCGCCATTTTCATCACCAATCTGGCCCTCTCTGATTTGCTCTTTGTCTGCACCCtgcctttcaaaatattttataacttCAATCGTCACTGGCCTTTTGGCGACACTCTCTGCAAGATTTCTGGGACTGCATTCCTTACCAACATTTATGGGAGTATGCTTTTCCTCACCTGTATTAGTGTGGATCGTTTCCTAGCCATTGTTTATCCCTTCAGATCTCGCACCATTAGGACCAGGAGGAATTCAGCCATTGTGTGTGCTGGGGTTTGGATCCTAGTCCTCAGTGGCGGCATTTCAGCCTCTTTGTTCTCCACCACTAATGTCAACAATGCAACCACTACCTGCTTCGAGGGCTTCTCCAAACGTGTATGGAAGACCTATTTGTCCAAGATCACCATATTTATTGAAGTTGTTGGGTTCATAATTCctctaatattaaatatatcttgCTCTTCTGTGGTGCTGAGAACTCTCCGAAAGCCTGCTACACTGTCTCAAATTGGGACCAACAAGGAAAAAGTATTGAAGATGATCACAGTGCATATGGCAGTGTTTGTGGTATGCTTTGTGCCCTACAATTCTGTCCTTTTCCTCTATGCCCTTGTGCGTTCCCAAGCGGTTAGCAGTTGCTTGTTGGAAAGATTTGCAAAGGTCATGTACCCAATCACACTGTGCCTTGCCACTCTTAACTGTTGTTTTGACCCTTTCATCTATTACTTCACCCTTGAGTCCTTTCAGAAGTCCTTCTACATCAATGCTCATATCAGGATGGAGTCCTTATTTAAGACTGACACACCACTGACCCCCAAACCTTCCATTCCGGCCACTCAAGAGGAAGGTAGTGACCAAACTATGAATAACGGTGGTGAATTAATGCTAGAATCCACTTTCTAG